The genomic region AAGGCCAGGCATACAAACTGGCTCCAACGGGTGAAAATGCGTGGTTGGCGTCCGCTGGAGTGCTTGCGTTCAAGGCGCTCAAAATCATGTCTGGGGATCAAGGATAGCAGTTGAGAAAGGATTGTGTTATGGTGTGCCACGTCCAAATTCTCCTTTTGTGTGAGTTGCTTAGACACCAATTCCATAGCACAAATCCTGGAGGATTTGGACGTTTTTCTTTGGGCTTAACCGGACAGCAATGATTGCAAACATACCCATATATATTCACATCACCGCCATCAAACCCAATTGGATCCTTGGCGGTCCACCTGCCCGTATCTGGATCATAATCCCTGTACCCAAACCGCACCAGTCCAGTATCTCTATCGTGCAGTCCCCCTGCGAACCCAAAAGGTACATCCAATTCCGGGTTTGTGTCCTCAATAATGTTGCCGAAGGAGTCGTAGCGCACGGTCTTGACCACGCTTCCCTCAGCGTCAACCACGGCGCGGAGGGAGCCGACCTGGTCGTAGGCGAAGTAGTACGTCTCGCCGTCCTGGATCATGCCCATGGGCGTGCGACCATCGGCGTAGAGGAAGCGGGACTTGAGCGCGCCGTCGCCGTTGTAGACCGCGAGCAGCGTGGTGCGGCCCATCCAGAGGTACTTCTCCACCACCTCGCCATTCATGATTTTAGCCACACGCCGGCCCATGGGATCGTGGCGGTATTCCACGACTTCACCGCCGGGCAGCTCGACATGCTTCAACTCCCCGCGCGAGGAGTAATCATACGTTGTGGTTTCGGAGCCGTCG from Oceanidesulfovibrio indonesiensis harbors:
- a CDS encoding DUF4372 domain-containing protein; this translates as MELVSKQLTQKENLDVAHHNTILSQLLSLIPRHDFERLERKHSSGRQPRIFTRWSQFVCLA